Within Candidatus Thorarchaeota archaeon, the genomic segment GATCTCGTCTACTGCTTCTCCGAACTGTTGTTTCAACGATGCAAGGACAACATCGGAGCAGTCTTGGCTCTTGAGAGTATCTTTCTCAGTCAGCCTCTTTTTGTAGTCGATCCACCTGTAACGTGCCAGCATCGAGAGCAATGCAACGACCTCCTCATCCGGAAGGTCGATTAAGTTCAGGATCTCTTCTACAGTCTTCTTACCATTGATGAATGCTTCAAGCTGTTCCGTCTTCTGGTCAACAACTCCCACACGAAATGGGATTTGGATGCCCATGTTCTTTTTTACTGGAACGAGATTATGTGCTGGAATGTTGAACGGGAACTCTACAATTATGTCCAAGGCAAGTTCTCTGTATCTGCGAACATCACCCTCGAAACGTTTCAGTTCCTTCCCATACTTTTCTTCGACCTGAGACAAAATTCTTTTTAATTTCTTCCTGTATGGGGTCTCGTCTGGAACTGGGGTGACGACGAGGAGCACAAGAACGGTCTCGCCGACCTCGATCAGAATGTCATATCCAGCTTTTCGAATTGTTCTGATGGGCGTGTTTGCATAGATTATTACTGCTGTGACAAATCCTGCTATGAGATCAGGGTCCACTGATAGTTCGGCATATGGAATACTAAGTATTGATTCTCCGCCCTCCATGCGAATCAATGAAATGTACCGCACTTTTTTGACATCAAGGGACACTACTATCGTTCCCCCCGTATTGTGGCGTTTCGGATGGTGCTTTTGATTGCTTCAACAAGACCTCTATTTAGAGGTTGTGCGTGAACGCGATGTGTATTAACGTTCCTATAGTGAACCATCCTTTTAGCCCTCCACCTTATCATAAAAATCCACGACGCCCATGTCCAGAAGTCTTCTAGTGATCGTAGTAATTACATCCGCTGTCACGTTGACCTCTTCTGCAATCTCGGCCAGCGTCTTAGTACCGTCGCAGAGTTCTACGATGTCGATGATCTGTTCCCCGTACGCTCCAATTAGGAGACTTGGTGGTTCCGTGACTTTCTTGAGGATCGTATTTTCACGAATCGAGCGTTTGAATGAGACCCACTTGTACTTGTCAAGCAGAGAAAATATGGCGATGCCCTCCATAGGGTTCAGTTCAGCCGCCTCTATGATCTCTCTGACAGTGCGTTTTCCGTTGATGAACCCCACTACCAATTGTAGTTTCTTATCGGTTTCCCCCACAGCCCATGGGATTTTGGCCCGGTGGTCTGGTGTGGCATCCGACTCTTTGATCAGCGAGGGAACAAAATCAGGATTGATCTCCCGATATGGAAACACGCTCATTATGAAGAGTGCAAACTCTCGAAATGGTCGAATATCACCCATCCATGACTTGAGCTGTGATTGGTACCGTGTCTCGAACGTGTTTATGATCAACTTGAGAGCTTCTCGGTAGGTTCTATCGTCATCGATCTTGTCTGTGATGAGGAGACCTACTGTATGCAATCCCTCCTCAATAATTACAATGTATCCCTCTTTGGAAAACGTTCTCAGGTCACGGTTCTCAAAAATAATGATTGCAAGAACAAAGCTGGCGACGAGATCGGGATCGACACTCATCTCACGATAGGGGATACCTAGTAGTGGCTCTCCGCCTTCTTTTCGTACCAATGAGATATATCGGACCTTTTCTGGGTCCAGCCCTACGCCGCTCATTCTGTGATATGATTGTCAAACATGAATATGAAGCTACTGGCTGTATGTGATAGGACTTTTGTGGCTCACTCAAAAAAGTCAAGGAGTCCAGCCTGCGTTGTCACGTGTGCAGAATTGTCAGGGACCAGTGTATATCCTATTATCCCTTTGAGGTCAATGTACTGAAAGGCTGTACCATTACGAGTGATCAAAAAACTTCCTTTCATGCCGACAATCTCTCCCACGATTGAGAGATGTTCAATCGAGTTCGATTGTGTTCGCCATGGGAGTGGTCTGGAATCCAGCTCGTCTATTGCGTAATATCGGCTCAGGTCTTCCAACTCTATGTTGTGAGTGTCAGCAAGATCAGATGGTACCTCTGAGAGTGCGGCCTTGACCAACCGTGCAGCCTCTGCTGCCTCAATCCTTTTGGATAATGCATCTGCTTTCTTTCTGCGTGATACTACCATTGCGACGTTCTGCAAGGCCCCTATCTTGCTCTCTATCTGACGGGCTATTTTCCCGTCCCTGACCTGCCTTATGATCCCTGCAAAGTCTGCGCCTTGTTCGACCCAGCGAGTTCTATATCTCTCCTTAGTGGACACTCCCACCTTGACTCTTCCTCCCGCAAAGACCACGATGTACACAACATATTCTGTATTCTTGCACTGCTCTCTTCGTTGCGGAGTCGCATTGCATACAGAGCCGTTGCAGCGGATGCACTCGGCCAGATAGTCCATCCCCGAACACGGTCCACACTGAGTCCCTCGTCCTTGGATAATTGTTCTCTCCGGACATTGATGAGACCGTCCATCACTTCCTCTGAAGCCAACGCATCTCTTTGGACCTGTGACGGACCACTTGATCTGTTCGCCTCTCTTCAGTTCATAGAACTCCGGCTGGTCACTGTCTGAGGTCCAACCAGTGAGACCGTGCACAAAACCCTGTGCTGTCTCTCTCCACGTAGGTGAGATGATGTGAAGAGGCGAGTCGATTAGAACCAGAATGTCTTTCCTCCCTGTCCCATCCATTTTGCCCCATGAATGTTCAGATCGCTTCCGCACTTTGGGCAGGTGCCATCCTTGGCGAGATTGTTCTTTTTCATGAATACGGAATATCGTTCCACTGCCTTAAAACCGCAATTGGGACAGTAGGTGTTTTCAGTATCCATGCCTGGTACGTTTCCTGAGTAGATGAACACAAGTCCCGCCTCCTTTGCGATCTTGATATGTTTCTCCAATGTACTGGCCGGAGTCCGTGGCAGATGGGTCATCTTGTACATTGGTGAGAATGCCGTGAAATGCATTGGTGTCAATGGTCCGAGGTTCTCGACCACCCATTCGACAAGTCTTCGCGTGTCGTCCTCATGGTCGCCGATCTGCGGAATTATCAGGTTCGTCAACTCAATAAAGATGCCTTTCTCTTTCATGCGGAGTAACGATTCGAAGATTGGTTCGACTTTTGGTACCGCCATGTATTTTTTATAAAACTCGGGGTTTGCACTCCCCTTGAAGTCCACGGTTGCCGCATCAAGGTACGGGGCAATATAGTCGACAGCCTCCGTTGTCATGTATCCATTGGTGACGAATGTGTTGAACATACCTCTCTCATGGGCAATCTTTGCTGTATCGTGAGCAATCTCCATGAAGATGGTCGGCTCGGTGTACGTGTAACTGATTCCATCACACTCGTACTGCTGGGCCAGATCCACGATCTCTGTCGGTGTCAATTGTTGCCCGACTGGTGTCTTCCTCTGGGATGAATGATAGTTCAGACAGAACTGGCATCTGAAGTTGCATGATGATGTGCTGATCGAGAAGGTTGTGGAGCCTGGTGCAAAATGAAACAGCGGTTTTTTCTCGATTGGGTCTGCAGCCATGCCATCGATGAGACCATAGACCTCTGTGTAGAGGACTCCATCCTTGACCTTACGCACCCTACAGAATCCGGACTGCCCCTCACGAATGATGCATCTTCGAGCACAGAGATTACATTGGACTCCATTGTCCAATTTTTCGTAGAGTACTGCCTCTTTTATCATCAGTCTGATACTTCCCGATCTTCTTATTCAGTCTTGGTATTAGTCACGTAGCGTATTGTTATAAGTGAATGATACAATAAATGATTGATTCTCATG encodes:
- a CDS encoding DUF2797 domain-containing protein produces the protein MDGTGRKDILVLIDSPLHIISPTWRETAQGFVHGLTGWTSDSDQPEFYELKRGEQIKWSVTGPKRCVGFRGSDGRSHQCPERTIIQGRGTQCGPCSGMDYLAECIRCNGSVCNATPQRREQCKNTEYVVYIVVFAGGRVKVGVSTKERYRTRWVEQGADFAGIIRQVRDGKIARQIESKIGALQNVAMVVSRRKKADALSKRIEAAEAARLVKAALSEVPSDLADTHNIELEDLSRYYAIDELDSRPLPWRTQSNSIEHLSIVGEIVGMKGSFLITRNGTAFQYIDLKGIIGYTLVPDNSAHVTTQAGLLDFFE
- the amrS gene encoding AmmeMemoRadiSam system radical SAM enzyme translates to MIKEAVLYEKLDNGVQCNLCARRCIIREGQSGFCRVRKVKDGVLYTEVYGLIDGMAADPIEKKPLFHFAPGSTTFSISTSSCNFRCQFCLNYHSSQRKTPVGQQLTPTEIVDLAQQYECDGISYTYTEPTIFMEIAHDTAKIAHERGMFNTFVTNGYMTTEAVDYIAPYLDAATVDFKGSANPEFYKKYMAVPKVEPIFESLLRMKEKGIFIELTNLIIPQIGDHEDDTRRLVEWVVENLGPLTPMHFTAFSPMYKMTHLPRTPASTLEKHIKIAKEAGLVFIYSGNVPGMDTENTYCPNCGFKAVERYSVFMKKNNLAKDGTCPKCGSDLNIHGAKWMGQGGKTFWF